In Saccharomyces eubayanus strain FM1318 chromosome XIV, whole genome shotgun sequence, the sequence TGCTGCAGCCTCAAATGCTATCCAACAACTTATCTAATCGTGTCTGCAACGCGTTGGTTCTTTTACAGTGCGTTGCGTCGCATCCAGAGACCAAACACCTTTTCCTCCAGGCTCACATTCcactctttcttttccccTTTTTAAATACGACTTCGAGGCAGAGGACATTCGAGTATTTAAGATTGACCTCATTGGGGGTGATAGGTGCATTGGTCAAGAATGACTCACAAGACGTAATAACGTTTTTGCTCAGGACCGACATCGTACCGCTATGCCTAAGGATTATGGAATCTTCATCTGAGCTCTCTAAAACAGTGGCGATTTtcattttacaaaaaatccTATTGGATGATGTCGGATTGCAATACATCTGTGCTACATTGGAAAGATTCTACGCGGTCACTAATGTGTTGAAGGATATGGTGGAGCATTTGACCGTGAGTACGCCACCGGGAAGACTACTGAAGCACATTATCAGATGCTACCTAAGATTGAGTGACGATTTGGAAGCACGCAGGTTGCTGAAAGTCGTATTGCCCGCCAAGTTGAGAGACAACACTTTCACCGAAGTGCTAAGAGACGACGTCGGGTCCAAGAGATGTTTGGCGCAATTGCTGTTGACGCTAAACGAAGAAACCTCATGATGCATCCCATAGATATATTTCTGTTTTCCTGTTTTTATTCCCTGTACTGTTTTCATccttgctttttttttagtttcacTTCCTCATCTCTCCTAATTTTGTATAGTTATATTTATACGCATAAAATGTATCAATTTTAcccattttttattacgGTTTGTCTACAAAAGACGAATGTATCTCTAAATTGCTGTCGTTATTATCTTTTGCCTTGTACATCACCCGGGGAACGCCCCCCTGTGTCACGCGCCACGACGCCACGAAGCACgattctgttttttttcgaaatctaaaggtttcttcaaagatcAATGAAAACATACATAGGCGTTTTTGGTTACGAGTTGCCTTGTTGAGAGCGCAATTCTTCACGAATAAGTGCAAGATAGGAACCGTGTGCGCTCGTTACCATTCTGATTCTTGAGTTAATCCGCTAAacctgtttttttttgttctttacAGCATCCCAAGTGAGCTCACAAACAACTAGAACAGATTATAACACACAACATCACAAAACAGGCGAATAGGACCAAGAAAAGGGGCAAAGCTAAGTTATTAAGTGAATTATCATGTCTGCACATACGTACAAAAAGTTCGAAAACTCGAGCTCTGGCGATTTGCCGGATAAAATGACCATCTATCAGGATTGTATGAACACGTTTAATGAATCACCTGTAAATTCTAAGAGATGTCGTTTGCTGATTTCACGTTTACTAAGACTGTTGGCTCAAGGCGAAACCTTCCCCCAAAATGAAGCTACCGCACTGTTTTTCTCCATCTCCAAATTGTTTCAACACCAAAACGATTCTTTGAGGCAAGCTGTTTACTTGGCAATTAAGGAATTGAGTGGAATTTCAGAGGACGTTTTGATGGCCACTTCTTCGATCATGAAGGACGTTCAGAATGGTTCGGATTTGATCAAACCTGATGCTATCAGATCATTGACTTATGTCTTGGATGAGTCTACCGCTTTTTCAGCCGAAAGATTACTGAAAAGTGCCGTGGTTAGTAGACAcccttcaatttcttcgGCAGCACTATGTACTTCTTACCATCTGTTACCGATTTCAGAAGTCACTGTCAAGAGATTTACGAACGAAACTCAAGAAGCTGTCCTGGATTTGAAGCAGTTCCCAAATCAACATGCTGGCAACGAATATTACCCAAACTCTACTTATATCTCCCAGTATCATGCCCTTGGGTTACTTtaccaattgaagaaaactgaTAAGATGGCATTACTGAAATTGGTTAGACACTTCTCTGAAAACAACTCCATGAAGAATCAGCTGGCCAAAGTAGAACTAGTCAAGATTGTTAACGATTTGATTTGTAGAGATCCTCAATTATTCAATCAATTTAGACCACTGTTATCTGACTGGCTTTCCAACAAATTCGAATCTGTTCAGTTGGAAACAGCAAAATCAATCACCTCATTTGCTATCCGCAATTCGCGCTTAGTCGCTCCAGAACTATATGCAGCTGCCATTACTGCTTTGCAATCTTTATTGACTGTCCCTCGCGTCTCTTCTAGATTTGCTGCATTGAGAGTTTTAAATAGAATCTCTATGGTTTCACCTGAAAAGATTGTCGTTTGTAACCCTGAATTAGAATCTTTAATCAACGATCCTAATAGAAACATTTCGACCTATGCAATTACCactttattgaaaacgGGTACTTCCAAGAATAtatcttctttgatttccaCCATTACTAATTTCATTCACGATGTTAGTGATGACTTTAAGATCATTATCATTGACGCTGTTCGCACCTTATCGCTAAACTTCCCACAAGAATGGAAATCTGTCTTAAATTTCTTAATCGACGTTTTAAAAAATAGTGAAGGTGgattcaaattcaaaaacagtaTCGTTGAAGCAttgattgatattgtttcATTTGTTCCACAATCTAAAGAAGTTGCCTTAGAAAACTTGTGTGACTTCATTGAAGATTGTGAGTTCAACGAAATACTTGTAAGAATATTACATCTATTGGGTAAAGAAGGTCCATCAGCTCCAAATCCATCGTTATATGTTAGACATATTTATAACAGAGTAGTATTGGAGAATTCTATCATTAGATCCGCTGCTGTGGTAGCTTTATCCAAATTTGCTCTAACAAAGAACGATCCTACTTTATATGAATCAATCATAAGTTTATTGAAGAGAATCGCtaatgataaagatgatgaagttaGGGACAGAGCTACTATTGCTCTCGAATTCATCGATTCTGCTAGAAATAAACAAGATGTTGTGGCACAAAATCTAATTGAATCCAAATATTATTACGATATTCCATCattagaaaacaaactgAACGCTTATATTTCCTCCAATAATGATTCGTTTGCTACTGCGTTTGACGTTAAGCAAGTTCGTAAGTTTACCGAGGACGAAATGAAGGCAATAaatctgaaaagaaagcaagaACAAATCTTCAACCAAAAATCAGAAACAACCTCGGATGATATACCAGAAGCCGACGGTGCTGCTTCGGAAAAAAGAGCAGATGCCAAGTCCTTCACTGGTCCAAACTTGGATGACCACCAGGAAGATTTATTAGCTACGAAGTATGCTGACGAATTGTTATCCATTGAACAAATTAAACCATTCGGTCAATTAGTAAATAGTTCCAGGGCTATCTCATTGACTGAGCCAGAAGCTGAATTCGTGGTAAGTGGTATCAAACACCTATTCAAAGATAACGttgttttccaattcaatatcaaaaacacTTTAACAGATATTGCCCTGGATAatgttgctgttgtttgCTCTCCAGAAAATTCTGATGAAGCTGTACTAGAAGAATTATTTACTTTACAAGTAGACAGGCTACTACCATCCGAAGAAGCAGCATGCTACGTTGCATTTAATAAATCTGATGAAATTGTAATGGAGGGTTTCCTAAACAACCTAACATTCACAACGAAGGAAATAAATTCTGATACTAATGAACCATTTGAAGGTGATGAAGGTTTCCAGGATGAGTACGAAATCGAttctattttcttgagTGCTGGTGATTATGTTAAGAGTTCTTTCACAGGTAATTTCTCTGCTACATTTGATGAATTACCGgctgaagaaattgctgtTTTTAATATCCAAGAAGACTTGTCCATACAAGAAGTTGTTGACAAGATTATCCTAAACAGTAGCTGCTTGCCAGTGGAAAGTACTCAATTTGCTCCAAGCGACTCAAATTCCCATGTCTTAAAATTATATGGTAAGAGTGCTTTAACTGGCTCCAAAGTGGCACTACAAATCAAGATGATTAAGAGCTCGAAAGGCCTTGCTTTGAAAGTTCATGGTAAGGGTGAAGACAGCTTGTTGTGTTCTGATCTAGTAAATAGCTTGATGTAGTAAATCATCAAACATTTATCTCAAATATTTCCCACCCTTCATCATTCCATCATTATCGGTTGTATTTCCCAAAGAGCTGTataagttttcaaaagtacTTACAAATGAAGGGATtcagaacaagaacaataagaaatcaaaacaataacGGATAGAATATGACGGATCATCACCACACGAAGAATAAATTATGTAATCTTTGTATAAAgaaatctttaaaaaaaaaatactatagtaattttacaaaagaaaattatctGATGAAGGCAAGGCATCTTCAGAGCTGAAAAATGGCTCTGTGACTTcgtaaaaaaacaaacaaacgaCGTTAAGGGACTCAGACAAATTCGAAGGGCATACTGCACCTAAGGGAACGCGTTAAGATTCTTGCGATATTCAACACTCGTAACAACGTTGTCTCTGGTAAATATGGATGCTGACGAATtagaattaaaaaaaaacttaagaattttaaaaaaggaGGAGCTGCTTAAAAGGAAGCTATCAAAAGGGAGTAATGACCGAAAGAGAGACGTCGCATACAAGAACAATTCCAAGACTAGCtcaatatatatatcagaTCTTCCCACGGAAAGGAtaacaaaagaggaacTGACGGAACAGTTTTCCAAGTATGGAGTAATAAGAATGAATCGGGATGGTAAACCCCATTGCAAGCTATATGTGAACGATAAAGGTATTCCCAAAGGAGATGCTTTGATTATTTACTCTAAAGAAGAGAGTGTCACATTAGCAATTGAAATGATGAATGAGTCGAATTTCTtgggaaagaaaatcaagGTAGAGAGAGCCCAATTCGATGACAGAGAGAGTATCAATATAGACAACAAGGAAAATAGTACCAAAGCGCCGGGCGAATCAGAACGACCAGTAAAAAGACTGAAACCAACTAACTTCAAAGATGATGGGGAGACTGTAGACTataatgacgatgaaaGCCTGGCCAAAGCTGACCGAACTGTGGTACTTGCCAATGTGTTCGATATTTATAAACAGTACACACAAGACGACATCAATGACATAAAAGAAGATCTGTTGGATGGTTTTCAGGAAATTGGCCAAGTGGACAACCTTTCTGTATCTACCGATAAAGGAAAGGCAACTGTTGTTTTCAAGAGAAGTAAAGATGCCCTAGAATGTTGTAAAACCATGAATGGACGTTATTTTGACGGCCAAAAGTTACTTACATTCATGTTAGGAGACGATTATGCTTCAGAAATCAATCGCGAGAGTGAAGCAAGTGATGTGGAAGATGATTTGATAGAGATTGGCGAGAGATAACTACTCCTATTAATCTTAAGTGTTGAAGTAGACATATAGGCAAATACGATATAacaaataagaagaaaagtacCACAATATGAGGTAGTGCCATTATAGGCttagcaatttttttgacaaattgtcagaaaaaacaaaaaaatgagcGGTACGAGAATCGAACCCGTGTCCCCACCTTGGAAGGGTGGGATGATAACCACTACACTAACCGCCCTAGATTATTGAAATGTAATGAGGTACGTTATCTATTTGTAGCAGAGAGAATATAAATATCGTTTACCGCATTCAGTTCAGATTGTTTGCTGGTAATATTAGAACGTGTTGGAATAGTTGTATTCAGACACTCGTTCATTAATATGGGACATAATCTGAAATCagaataatagtaataatatatTACTACcgttggaacaagattcaactattgtccatctattactaatatatacggtgCTAAAAGATGACGTAAACTACgagaccagtaagttaagattcaaagtgtcgtcgaaattaatggaagctgaagcgcaaggattgatagtgtaataggatcaatgaatgacaacatataaaaagaggaacagaatcatttataatattatgcaaaattattgattcctttctgtggattcctaaatccatgaggagaatctctagtataatctatatacgtaatattataacattaagaaacaatggaatcccaaagatcatcgtACAActtaaatggttattaactactatttatatacagTGTTTCATCATGATACAAATTACCAAATCTGGTAAttagtgaagataagattaaagatctattaatcGATCAGGAATTAGTATATAAGCAGATGAGTTATAACTGATAACTCATTAATAATGCCTAAACCATATTTGAACCATTAGGttttatataaccaatcagcgtgtgttttatacctctcttataataataaaaaagaactgcttatttttaattattacaacttactaaactgCTAATTATAAAcagattcaaagtgtcaaAAGAGGCGTCATTAGCTCTAGAAGAATTATCATATGTTTGTTTGGTGTTCGAACTATGATCTCTGAAGGAATTGGTTGTAGCAACGTCACGAACTCTGGCTGTCCTAGGCTTTTGATTGGTTGTCTTAGAATTGCGAGTTACAACTCTAGCATCATTTGAAGTTGGATATGTACGAGTAgtgtttttattatcacTATAAGGTCTCGGAGCATTATGCCTGcttattttcaattcctGCTGTGCTGTGTAAATGTCTTCGATATCGAGTAGTAACTCAGCAATAGTCgtatttctttgatatcgaTGTCCTAAACGTAAAGATTCATATTTGCCAGAAAGTCCTTGTCTGATGAGGGCACAACCTAATTTTTCGGTAATGTTATGGCCGTTCTTGTTTAGTCTTTCAATAAGATTTGTAACGACGCTTTCGAATTGGTCTGCGGGTATACTTCCGTCATATTTCAGATTAGTAATGGCATTCAAATCATGTAAATCTTGATTTTCgtcttttgatttttcaatactttTAGAAAGAATCTTCAAGATGTCTGTGTAGTCTGTTGtcaaaatatctttaaCCCAAGTTGGTAAGAATTGATAAGGAGCaaacatttgaaaagtgTTGTACATAAAGGTATGTTCTTGATACGTCATTTGACGTGAGGCTTTGCCGTTTTCAGTCGGAAGAATATCACCCAGATTGGAATTTTGTAAGAACTTGATGTAAAACTTTACCCAATTTTGGAAGTCGTTTTTTGAAGTTAGGATCGGTGGTGGTCTGACGTTTTCATAGATCGATGGCTTAGCAGAAGTCATCGTATGACGCTGCTCCGATTTTTTGTCAGACTCAGGTAATTTTTTGTCAGACTCaggtaatttttcactcaAAGGTGAGCGCAATGATGATGGAGAATGTGGTAATAGTGTTGGGGCGTCTGATGGAAAGTACACAGACGGTGTTGGATAAGGTGGATACGGCATCATAGATGGGTGTCCATAATATTGCCAGCCTGAGGCGGTGGCGTGATTGGGGGGCATCATGTAATACTGCGAGTACGGCACGTAATGTGGGAATGGCACTGGAGTAAAATGAGGAGATGCATGATGATGATTCCCTGGCACAGCTGATGTATCAGGTGTTGCCGATGAATGTGGGTTAACATTAGTGGAATCCTTATCAGAATCAGGAATTGTGGAAGCTGGAGTGTCTAACGGATCTGGATTGTTTTGGACTTCCTTAGAAGTAACCGAAGCACGAGCGTTACCataataaccatttaaattgtatgatgatctttgggattccattttgtcttaatgttataatattatgtatatagattatacaagagattctcctcatggattgAGGAATCCACAGAGaggaatcaataattttgcataatattataaatgattctgttcctctttttatatgttgtcattcattgatcctattacactatcaatccttgcgcttcagcttccattaatttcgacgacactttaaatcttaacttactggtcttgtaatttatgtcatcttttaacaccKtatatattagtaatagatggacaatagttgaatcttgttccaacagttCCAACACTAACATGTTCCAACAACTAGAGTTCAAGTTTTGTAGTTTTCTCAACGGCTAGGTTACTAGAATGATCGTgagattgaaaataaaaattcgAAGACTCCATGGCCAAGTTGGTTAAGGCGTGCGACTGTTAATCGCAAGATCGTGAGTTCAACCCTCACTGGGGtcgttattttttgattcgtAATGTGAATTGCACCATGATATATGCTGCTGCATATCCTCAAGTTGTACAAATTTAACGATACGAGCTCACTCAAGTCCTCAAGAGGTTCGTTGGTGTTTCGCGTTGCGCGCACCATGTACTTACAACCTTTTATCATAAAAGTGCACCTTTGATACTCCGGGCGTTCTGAAATAATAGtgacaaagaaagaatagAGAAActcctcatttttttctgatttcttcagcaaaatcatctaaaaaaaaggacCTCATTGACGCTACCTGAgctattaaaaaaaataatatttttagGTATGTACAAGTGAGAATATTACTTATATAAAAGTTTAATGTTTCTACTGCTCCAGATCTTTGACATTCATGACTTTAGATCTAGATATGACAGGCACGGATTCATGATCTGAAGACAATTTCTCTAGTTCAAGTTCTAAAGAACTCTTTTTTACGTTCTGTCTCAAGAAATGTCTTGAACCATTCTTTTGAGCATTCTCgatatctttcaaaagtttgTCTTTTTCCATTATTAGATAAcctcttttctcttctttacCGTAATAAtcaatatcttttcttttagtgGGTCTTGCTTGTAGAGGCAGccttcctcttttttttaaaaaccaTTCTGGATTAAGGTGTGCCCTTAAACCCAACGGTGTGTAGTATCGTGCTGTGAATTTACCTCCCGCTCTTTCAATGGCCTCAATAGCCTTTGCGGATGCTCTCGAAGCCTCTATAGAAATTGGTAGACTGTaatgaaattttccacTCGCTAGAATTTTAATACCGTTTTTGATAGGCCCAGTGACCAAGCCAATTTTCCTCATCTTATTTATATCTAAAATCTCACCTGGTTGTAAATTCAGTCTGTTTTTATCATGAAACCATTGAATACGTTCCAGGTTTAGTTCCTTCAACGGTTTGGCATTCGCATTGGTAAACCCAACTTTAGGGAATAGTTTATAAATTGGAGTCTGACCACCTTCAAACCACGATTTCACTTTACCACGTGCCTTTTGACCCTTTTGACCACGCCCTGATGTTTTACCCAAACCACTAGAGGGACCACGACCCagtcttttgaaagatttggtAGAGCCATCTGATGGCTTTAATTGTCCCAAGAGAGAGACGTAACGACAAACTTGAAACGTCGATACCGGCRATTTGAATAAGCCTCGGAACAAAATATCTTTGGTCGCTGATTTAGCCAACATTCTGTCTAAAAAATCCTCTTAATTACCACTTTAACGACCAACTCCGGTACGTAGACTACCTTGCTACCTTCTGttgttctttgttttcctcaTCCTCTCTATAGGCCCTTATGGCTTAAGAATAGCAGTTGCGTCCACTATTCGGTTACTTCGACGTTCGGCCGGGCAAGAGCAATTATTAgatcaaaagaagaagaaaaggtaAAGAAGAGGACAAGACAGCATCGACAAATTGTGTTACAATATGGGGCAATCTTACACTAGccgatattttttttttgcgaTCCTACTCATTGAGGATTATTCTGCTCGAACATTTCTTCGCGAGAGCccaattcaaaaacttaCCAAGTAGTTACATCAAGTTTTTGAGGTGACGTAAATTTCCTTAGAATTCTTATTCGGCAGCGAAACCGTTTTAGAATTTAGCCTCAGGAGGAATAAATCCAGTACGGATATTATTCGTTTATTAATTTGTCCTCGAGCCAAATTTACACAAACGTCACACCGTTCGTGATGGTTTTATTAACGAACACCTTCAAGGTGGAATTAGACAGTAATGTAAATTTTGGTATTTTAAGAGCTTGGTTGGCCGAATTCGAACCCACTAATACGAAAAATGccaaaaacaacaaaatacACCTATAGTAACGTGGTATACCGGCCACGTTTACCCAGGACTCGTTCTCACACAAAAGGGCTACCATAGCGGagaag encodes:
- the CAF40 gene encoding CCR4-NOT core subunit CAF40, encoding MFSAQKPMYGSGTGINMGAGGPPANNPGSMPMPGVPSSMGPGMNQQIPGGGPMLMNNTPNNNNNNNNNNNNNNNNIGNNNNNGNNNNNNNNNSSSNDGNAARGNMNMANSRGAIHALDDPNVYHWICQLTYGPQKEQALLELGRKREQFDDLAVVLWSSFGVMTSLLNEIISVYPMLQPQMLSNNLSNRVCNALVLLQCVASHPETKHLFLQAHIPLFLFPFLNTTSRQRTFEYLRLTSLGVIGALVKNDSQDVITFLLRTDIVPLCLRIMESSSELSKTVAIFILQKILLDDVGLQYICATLERFYAVTNVLKDMVEHLTVSTPPGRLLKHIIRCYLRLSDDLEARRLLKVVLPAKLRDNTFTEVLRDDVGSKRCLAQLLLTLNEETS
- the SEC21 gene encoding coatomer subunit gamma, with amino-acid sequence MSAHTYKKFENSSSGDLPDKMTIYQDCMNTFNESPVNSKRCRLLISRLLRLLAQGETFPQNEATALFFSISKLFQHQNDSLRQAVYLAIKELSGISEDVLMATSSIMKDVQNGSDLIKPDAIRSLTYVLDESTAFSAERLLKSAVVSRHPSISSAALCTSYHLLPISEVTVKRFTNETQEAVLDLKQFPNQHAGNEYYPNSTYISQYHALGLLYQLKKTDKMALLKLVRHFSENNSMKNQLAKVELVKIVNDLICRDPQLFNQFRPLLSDWLSNKFESVQLETAKSITSFAIRNSRLVAPELYAAAITALQSLLTVPRVSSRFAALRVLNRISMVSPEKIVVCNPELESLINDPNRNISTYAITTLLKTGTSKNISSLISTITNFIHDVSDDFKIIIIDAVRTLSLNFPQEWKSVLNFLIDVLKNSEGGFKFKNSIVEALIDIVSFVPQSKEVALENLCDFIEDCEFNEILVRILHLLGKEGPSAPNPSLYVRHIYNRVVLENSIIRSAAVVALSKFALTKNDPTLYESIISLLKRIANDKDDEVRDRATIALEFIDSARNKQDVVAQNLIESKYYYDIPSLENKLNAYISSNNDSFATAFDVKQVRKFTEDEMKAINLKRKQEQIFNQKSETTSDDIPEADGAASEKRADAKSFTGPNLDDHQEDLLATKYADELLSIEQIKPFGQLVNSSRAISLTEPEAEFVVSGIKHLFKDNVVFQFNIKNTLTDIALDNVAVVCSPENSDEAVLEELFTLQVDRLLPSEEAACYVAFNKSDEIVMEGFLNNLTFTTKEINSDTNEPFEGDEGFQDEYEIDSIFLSAGDYVKSSFTGNFSATFDELPAEEIAVFNIQEDLSIQEVVDKIILNSSCLPVESTQFAPSDSNSHVLKLYGKSALTGSKVALQIKMIKSSKGLALKVHGKGEDSLLCSDLVNSLM
- the CUS2 gene encoding U2 snRNP complex subunit CUS2; its protein translation is MDADELELKKNLRILKKEELLKRKLSKGSNDRKRDVAYKNNSKTSSIYISDLPTERITKEELTEQFSKYGVIRMNRDGKPHCKLYVNDKGIPKGDALIIYSKEESVTLAIEMMNESNFLGKKIKVERAQFDDRESINIDNKENSTKAPGESERPVKRLKPTNFKDDGETVDYNDDESLAKADRTVVLANVFDIYKQYTQDDINDIKEDLLDGFQEIGQVDNLSVSTDKGKATVVFKRSKDALECCKTMNGRYFDGQKLLTFMLGDDYASEINRESEASDVEDDLIEIGER
- a CDS encoding gag protein, encoding MESQRSSYNLNGYYGNARASVTSKEVQNNPDPLDTPASTIPDSDKDSTNVNPHSSATPDTSAVPGNHHHASPHFTPVPFPHYVPYSQYYMMPPNHATASGWQYYGHPSMMPYPPYPTPSVYFPSDAPTLLPHSPSSLRSPLSEKLPESDKKLPESDKKSEQRHTMTSAKPSIYENVRPPPILTSKNDFQNWVKFYIKFLQNSNLGDILPTENGKASRQMTYQEHTFMYNTFQMFAPYQFLPTWVKDILTTDYTDILKILSKSIEKSKDENQDLHDLNAITNLKYDGSIPADQFESVVTNLIERLNKNGHNITEKLGCALIRQGLSGKYESLRLGHRYQRNTTIAELLLDIEDIYTAQQELKISRHNAPRPYSDNKNTTRTYPTSNDARVVTRNSKTTNQKPRTARVRDVATTNSFRDHSSNTKQTYDNSSRANDASFDTLNLFIISSLVSCNN
- the MRPL10 gene encoding mitochondrial 54S ribosomal protein uL15m, whose protein sequence is MLAKSATKDILFRGLFKXPVSTFQVCRYVSLLGQLKPSDGSTKSFKRLGRGPSSGLGKTSGRGQKGQKARGKVKSWFEGGQTPIYKLFPKVGFTNANAKPLKELNLERIQWFHDKNRLNLQPGEILDINKMRKIGLVTGPIKNGIKILASGKFHYSLPISIEASRASAKAIEAIERAGGKFTARYYTPLGLRAHLNPEWFLKKRGRLPLQARPTKRKDIDYYGKEEKRGYLIMEKDKLLKDIENAQKNGSRHFLRQNVKKSSLELELEKLSSDHESVPVISRSKVMNVKDLEQ